One Sphaerisporangium krabiense DNA segment encodes these proteins:
- a CDS encoding glycosyltransferase family 4 protein, translating to MVSEASRPEKVSPKSARAGLRGFLKGFVRNPVIVSRVLVTRVKSDPMRVAQAAAEAMPPSLRPAVGRVAWPVARVVKVTARKIARRMADGPLEAAKEEFEKGRMTKAVEVLRPHARWPFIRRRIAYYEGEKAAISPNPIPPKSKAIVGERVEGRVLHCVTNALPYTQAGYTVRTHRIVTAQRAAGLDPHVVTSWGWPMLQGHADAEPYEEIDGVPYHRLLPSGEVPFESRGRMIRGAGEVTELVRTLRPQVLHAATDHRNGSVALAARERTGTPFVYEVRGFLEETWASRDAARVGSERHLLQRDREAHIMRSADAVVTLAETMAVEIVERGVPRERIFLAPNAVDDTLLTADYDGAAFRAAYGIAPGEIVVGSVSSIVGYEGFATLLSAAALLRDGGTPVRVLIVGDGAERPALLAQAEKLRLGDLAVLPGRVGPEEALQAQAAIDIFVCPRDDLRVTRLVTPLKPVEAMALGKPVVLSDLPALSELVGSDGAGLLVPPGDPAELAKALAGLREDPARRAEMGEAGRAEVAAKRTWGRVAETYRDLYRTLAR from the coding sequence CTTCGTCCGCAATCCGGTCATCGTCTCCCGTGTCCTGGTCACCAGGGTCAAGTCCGACCCCATGCGTGTGGCCCAGGCCGCGGCCGAGGCCATGCCGCCGAGCCTGCGTCCCGCCGTCGGCCGGGTCGCCTGGCCGGTGGCCCGCGTCGTCAAGGTCACGGCCCGCAAGATCGCGCGCCGCATGGCCGACGGCCCGCTGGAGGCGGCCAAGGAGGAGTTCGAGAAGGGCCGCATGACCAAGGCCGTCGAGGTCCTGCGCCCGCACGCCCGCTGGCCGTTCATCCGCCGCCGCATCGCCTACTACGAGGGCGAGAAGGCCGCGATCAGCCCGAACCCGATCCCGCCCAAGTCCAAGGCGATCGTGGGCGAGCGCGTCGAGGGCCGCGTGCTGCACTGCGTCACCAACGCGCTGCCCTACACCCAGGCCGGGTACACCGTCCGCACCCACCGCATCGTCACCGCCCAGCGCGCCGCGGGCCTCGACCCGCACGTGGTGACGAGCTGGGGCTGGCCCATGCTGCAGGGGCACGCCGACGCCGAGCCGTACGAGGAGATCGACGGCGTCCCCTACCACCGCCTGCTGCCGAGCGGCGAGGTCCCCTTCGAGAGCCGCGGCCGCATGATCCGCGGCGCCGGCGAGGTGACCGAGCTGGTCAGGACGCTGCGGCCCCAGGTCCTGCACGCCGCGACCGACCACCGCAACGGCTCGGTGGCGCTGGCCGCGCGCGAGCGCACCGGCACGCCGTTCGTCTACGAGGTGCGCGGGTTCCTGGAGGAGACCTGGGCCTCGCGCGACGCCGCCAGGGTCGGCAGCGAGCGGCACCTGCTGCAGCGCGACCGCGAGGCGCACATCATGCGCTCGGCGGACGCGGTGGTGACGCTCGCCGAGACCATGGCCGTCGAGATCGTCGAGCGCGGCGTGCCGAGGGAGCGCATCTTCCTCGCCCCGAACGCCGTGGACGACACGCTGCTGACCGCCGACTACGACGGCGCCGCCTTCCGCGCCGCGTACGGCATCGCGCCGGGCGAGATCGTCGTGGGTTCGGTGTCCAGCATCGTCGGCTACGAGGGGTTCGCGACGCTGCTCTCGGCCGCCGCGCTGCTGCGCGACGGGGGCACGCCCGTGCGGGTCCTGATCGTGGGCGACGGCGCCGAGCGGCCCGCGCTGCTGGCGCAGGCCGAGAAGCTGCGCCTCGGCGACCTCGCCGTGCTGCCCGGCAGGGTCGGCCCCGAGGAGGCGCTCCAGGCGCAGGCGGCCATCGACATCTTCGTCTGCCCGCGCGACGACCTGCGCGTGACCCGGCTGGTCACCCCCCTGAAGCCCGTGGAGGCCATGGCGCTCGGCAAGCCGGTCGTGCTCAGCGACCTGCCGGCGCTGTCGGAGCTGGTCGGCTCGGACGGCGCGGGGCTGCTCGTGCCGCCGGGCGACCCGGCGGAGCTCGCCAAGGCTCTGGCCGGGCTGCGGGAGGACCCCGCGCGGCGGGCCGAGATGGGCGAGGCGGGCCGGGCGGAGGTGGCCGCGAAGCGCACGTGGGGCCGGGTGGCGGAGACCTACCGGGACCTCTATCGAACGCTTGCGCGGTGA